The genomic region CCCGTGAGTCTTGCTCAGGTGAAGCTTGATAGCGTGCTTGCTCGCAAAAGTCCGGTTGCAGAGCTTGCACTGGTACGTGGCCCCGCTGTCGTCGTTGTCGTCGCCGGGGGACGGCGGTGGGGATTTAGTTGAGGACAGGGAGGTGGTCAAGGAAGATGCAAGGGAGATGGGTAGAGAGGACGGTAAAGGGTGGGTGGACAAGTGGAGACTGGAGAGCAGCTTTTCAGATAGTCCTTTGGTGTGGCGTTGCTGTTGATGGTGCTGCGAAATCTGGCTGAGCAGCTGCTCCCCGGAAAGCTTGGCCAAGTCTCGCAGACGGAAGCCCAAGTGGGATTCCAAGTGGCTGACGTAGGTGGACGGCGAGCGGATCTGCGAGGCGCAGTCACTGCAGAAGAACACCGGGTGGCCCGAGTCCAAGTTTTTCAAGAACTTGGTGCCACCCGTTCTCCTTAGCTGGTACTTGACATTAGCCAACCAGTGGGATATCGTGGTCATTGAGAGGCCAGTGAATCGAGAGATGTGCATTCTCTCCTGTGGGCTCAGGTCTGACATGATGTACTTGCCGTCATTTGTTTGTCTCAGACTGGACGCAAACTGGGCCTGCAGGATGAGAAGGTGCTGAGGGTTCCAGTTTGACTGGCGACCTTTACGTTTCTGGGAGGGCAGGACGTCTTCCGTATCGTCCTGTGTGATACCTTCGATGTCGGAGCGCTCGGACAGGCTGGTGGGCGTGGAGGACTTGGAGAGAGCATGGCTTTCTGTCAGGTTCCTCAACATGTCGGAGATGTCCGACAGGGCGTTTTCCCTCAAAGGGGAGGAGGACATGAAGGAGGCTACTGCAGCTGAAGCTTTGGTCATGGTGACGGTGGACGGGGGAGGGAGTGAGGACGGGGTGGAAGCAGCTGAAGATAGTGTTGTCGAACCACCGCTGCCGTTTTTGTCAGCGTGTTTGCCTTTGGTGAGATCGATGGGCTGGTCGTTGTTTAGATGCTGTTGATAAAAGTAGCGATCCAAGTGATCATTACTGGGCTTTTTGGTCTGTGCTGGTGGGGTTGAAGCTGCCACCGCTGCTTTCTCTGCCAGACTGTTGCTCATCTTGAACAGCATGCTCATGGGGTCTAAGGAAGGTAAGGCCGGTTTTGCCGCCTTCCCCAGGTGGACGTTCATTACAGACTGCAGCGCGCTGAGAGGGTTGATGAATGGCTGCTCTGGAGGTGGATGGTCTGTGATGATAGCAGTGCTGCCCGTTAACGAGGAAGACTGAGGTGAAGTCACGGCCGATGACTCTACTCCGTTCTCCACAGACTCTTTTATGGAAATGTCTCCATTTGATTCTCCGTGATTGGCTCCATTTCCTACAACCTTCTCCCCGTTTGTATTTTCAGGAGTTTTACACCCCTCTGCTCGGTTTGCTTTTGGAGACTCTCCTCGTGCAGAGTCCCCCGCCTCACTGTTGCAAGGTGAGGGCGTGGCGTGTCTCAGAGGAGATCCCCTCACGACCCCACTGGGCTCTCTCATCTTCTCCTCAACCTTGGCCACTTTCTCTGTCACTTTCTTGACAAGTTCCTCCATGGCGTGGAAGTTGTTTTTGGGTAAAGGAGATGTCTGGCAGCTGGGAGGAGAGATTAGTGGCTGGTTCTTGGCACTCGGGGAGAGGATCTCCCCTGGAGGGAACATGTATTTGAGGGGAGAGCTCTTCCCAGAATTTCCCAGAGAGAGCTTCATTATGTTTGGAAGCTGATAGGCTGCATGGATGCTGGGATATCCACCCCAGCTTGGAGCGCCATTCTGGGCTTTGTTAATGGCTGATGTCACCGTGTTCTCCAACGACTTGAGGATATCAAGACCCCCTTTTGGACTGGCGTCCAGGTCCTCTTCAGTCAGATAGGAGTATTTTGAAGAGATATCAAACTTCTCATCTGGTTCCTCCTCAGCCCCCGCCTTCTTCTCCTTGCTAAGAATATTACCGTTGTTGACGATGGGCTCTTTAGTacattcctcctccttttcctccttttttatcTCCACAGCCATGGCAATGGGGGAGATGCTGGTGGGAGGAGGCACAGGAGCAGGTGGAGGAGAGAACGTTGTGGCAGCCAGAGGAACAGACTGGAACTTTTCTTCAATTGTTGAATTAGATGTTGGGACTGAGATGGGGGACTCGATAATGGGCTTCCCTTTCTTGATAGCGGAGTTGGTGACTTTAATAAAGTGTCCAGTCACCATCATGTGAGCAGTTAACTCTTGTAGCGTGTCATGGGAGCTTCCGCACTCCATGCATTTGAGGATCTGTGACTTTCTGGATTCAAACTGCCAGGCATAGCTGGCACCATTCTGGTGTCCATAGCGGTTGTTTGGTGTGATGTAAGGGTTAGCAACCTTCTGGAGAATGTCATTAGAGTCGGTGAGGGACATTGGCTTAGGTGTGGTCCCTCCATTAGAGTCCGGCGAGCTAGGGATGTCCAGTTCAATGGGGGCTCTCTTTCGAGCCGTGGAGATAATCTTAGCTGCCATGGGTGTAACCGGCTCTTTCAGAGGCACTTTCTGGTAATGTTTCGTCTTGATCATGTGGACACTTAAGTCCTGAAGGGATTCAAACGAGTGCCCACAGTACATGCACTTCAGCACTTTCTGTGCGTCCTCCTTCCCCTCCATCTCCAGCAAGGAACGCTTTCTGGGTTTGGACCACCGCTTAGCACCCGTGCTGTCCGTCTCGTGGTTATCGTCGCGGTAGTGGCCCGTCTCGTTCATGTGCACCGTGAGCTCCACCAGCGTGTCGTAGGCTGCACTGCAGTCCTTACAGCGGAATTTGCTGGCGCCCGTGAATATGGAGCCGTAGAGCTTGGAGCTCTGTCGGTACAGCTGGACAGTGCTGAAGAGGTTCGGTTCTATGGAGGCTGTGGACACAGCCACCGTGGGGTGCTGAACCAGGCCCAGTCTGTTGTGGTGGTGGTTCTGCGAGGCGTGCTGCAGGGATTTAGCCATCGCTGTCTGGTGCCAGTCGTAGCCGCCACTCCcacagctactgctgctgctgctactgctgctgctgctgtgactgcgCGGGGGTTTTTCTGCAGGGGGCTGGCTCAGGTTCAGATTCAGTGTGGACCAATAGGAGTTGGTCAAGAAAGAGGTGTAAATAGCCTTCATCTTTTCCAGGCTGTCCGCCACGGATCCTGTCGTGGCTAACATGGCCTCATCTCCACTGACTGCCGCGGTGGCATTGACAGCGGCCATGAGGACGGACGGGGAAGACAGGGACAGAGCGTTTGGGGGATCTTTAGAGAGGAGGACATCGTCCTCGTTCTTAAGTGACGAACTCTCAAAGTCTGACATTCTGTCACTGGATTCGCTCACATGAGACTCGCTGTCCAGTTCTTGACCGGAAAAATCCGCAGCACTGGGGGAGTCGTGGAAGCCGGTGGATCCTGGTCTGTCCTTCAGAAGGTAGTCCTTGTCCTGACAGAGGAACTTGGCTGCTGGTTCATCGCCTTCCTGTGCAGAGTCGTCTCCGTCCAGGTCCTCGTCCATGAGTGCTGCTTCCTTCTCGTCTTCGGGGACGTACGCTGTTCAGACGGAGAGAATAACAAACAGAAGGAGATTTGTTAGCGATACACTGACAGCATATCTGACAGACATTTATGTTTCATCACTGAGCGGCGGGGGGAGTGATAGAAACCCAAGATACTGGCATTCACACTTTCTCCAGAGGAAAGAGAGCAATCATCCGGTGACACTCGCAGACCGAGAGTGTCCTGTCATGAACCGCCAAAGTAATTCAGTCTTAACTTCCCCATGTTTTGAACCCCACATTGTTTTCAAATTGGAATCAAGTCACCTCCCCCCTCCCATTCTCCTCCCCCCTGCCCACCCCGGGTCTTTGTTCTGTATTGCAGAAAatcagagagaaaaataaagagagaggtggaggaTGGAAGGAGAAGAATGGAGGGAGGGGAAGGGGAAATGTCTTCAAATAGGACTCGCCACCTTATTCTTCTCAAGGGGCAACAGCTtgaaattaaaactaaatttgAAATTAATGAAGCACATTCTGGCGGTGGCATTCGTTTCTGAAGTAATAAATTACTTGTATCAACCTCGGAGACAGCGGTTCCTGTCTGTCAATTAATACGTGGCACACTTCCTCTGCAGACTCTAATGCGTTCCCTAACAGACACACTCGCCATTTAAATTAAGCATGCGTTTTCACTCATTACGCCGCTCAGCCCTCGCCTTCCtcgtaaataaaaatgaatgcgTGTACGTTTGCCTGCGACAAACCTCCGCGCGCAAAAGCCATTTGCTTCAATTACCCGAGATTAGAAAAAGTTTAGAGTTATTATTTACAGTTTAGCTTCAGGGGCCGGGCTCCAGGCTTTCAATTTATATTCAGTTTCCTCCACTTTAAGGAGAACAGAGTGGAAATCACACAGAGAAAAGgcttttgttttgctctgtttttgtgtcacaaagGTAAAACAACAGCGGGAGAATAAATCCTACGTGATTGTGCTTTCacattaaaggcacagttcatgttTTTCAAATTACACACAATTATAAATGTGAAACAGGCGAAATAAAGAGTCTGATATTTCCTTAAGATATCACAGACTTCAGTCTTGTGAGTATAGAGCGATATCTGACTAAAACTCACGGGATCTGTGCTACAAGCTCAGCAGTTTGGAGTCGTGTCGCTGGAACACGAGCTCCACGTTTCTCAGAATTGTCTGGATCACGAATGATGGAGCTTGAAAACGGATGAAACGGTCGTGACCCACGTTCACGTCTGTGTACAAACACCATAACGTGTCCATTGTTTGCGAATGAAAAGCCGACGTGACGCGAAACTTTTGGCGGCTTCTCCTTGAAAACAGTATTTCCAGGTAAAAAACTTTCCAGCGCCGTACACGTTCCCCTCCTCTTACACCGTCAAAGTCGTCACTGCACACACCGGCGTCAGTAAGAAGTGTGTCAAGCAAACAGACAGACGTTCCTCGCAGTGTAATAACAATAAACGCTCTCTTGAATGCAGAATTTTCTCAATAACAACTTGTTATTCACAgctacacagacagaggagaagaagaaggagaagaagaagaagaagaagaagaagaagaagaagaagaagaagagtgtaGGTGTGAACATCAGCAGCCTCGTGCCTCGCATTCCTCTGTGTAACAGGTCATCACTCACGCAGACTGGTATGTAAACACAGAGCGAGCTGGTCAGTGGGACGGgcgtggcacacacacacacacacacacacacactcaatcacacatgcacacacacacacacacactcaatcacacatgcacacacacacacacagatgggtaAATAGTGTGTCGCGTTCTCCACGACAACGTGAGGAACAGACGAGCAGCAGGAGATAACGGCTGCAGTTtggtggagaaaaacaaaaaacagggaCTTCCATCCACGGCTGAGcggtgtgacgtgtgtgtgtgtgtgtgtgtgtgtgtgtgtgtacctgtgtgtctgtgtgtgtgtgtgtgtgtgtgtgtgtgcgttagcTCTGCATCAGCAGCACAACAGAGAGGAGTCTCTGTCACTGTCAAGCCACTGGTTGCCATCGGCGATGATACGACACCGCCGCGGGATAAACAgatgcacagagacacagatatCCCCGAgcccgtcacacacacacacacacacacacgcacacacacacacacgcacacacacacacacacacacacacacacacacactgtaactgcTAACAAGTGTTTGCCTTCAGGCGACGATCTCAGGGGCTCACGTCTGCTCCAGCATTCAGtcgattttttttatttttattttttaaaaagcctcCGTTTGAAAcccttcactcacacacacacacaaacacacacacgcacgcacacacacgcacacacacacagcagggtcACCTGATCCTAATCTGCGCCGCGCGAGAGTTACTGTGGCTTCCTTTACTTTATTGACGTACAAGGATCTTGTAAAAACCTCCGTGATGCAGTTCAGCTTTTCAACGTTTTATGGATGTTAtaacacgcacacgcacacgcacacacacacgcacacacgcacacacaccctcccGTCCGCCCGTATGTACGCACACGCAGCCGAGCAGACCCACATGTACGTGCCATCTGTTCTGAATCAGCCAAAACGACAGCTGTTTAAGAGAACAATGCGGCAGCTCGACGCTCTCGCCGAGGCCAAACATCgatgtttaaaacacacacacacacacacacacacacgcgcttcCACTCCCCTTCAAACGAACCTTTGTGTGATAAGAACAGCCTTTAATCGTACACGTGTGTACCTGTGATGTATATAAATGGAGGATCAGGGAGGAAACGGTGCGGTTTGTGCTTCCAAATCCACTGAACCGGCGTTAAAACATGTGAACATTTGGGCGTTTAATTGCTCTTGGTGTTAACAATTTATGGACACAATGACATGAAAAGGCAGCAGAGTGTGTTTAGGTTGAACCACAGCTGCCTGCTGTTGTTATGTGACATGATAAAATATGCACAGCGTTGATTAcagtctcactctgtgtgtgtgtgtggatttattttggACCTGGCTGCGTTCAGCGTGTCATCAAACGCTCGCTGggaaacataacaacataaaagggatgctgttgttttttaaacgtgACAGGATGATACACAGTGACacgtttttaattttattatcaaAGCTCAATGTGACAAATGTCAGTAACAATTTCTCAGATATCGGTAAAATTGGGACAGATATCGgtaaaaatgtgacagatattGGTAAAATTGGGAAAGATATCGGTAAAAATGCAAAAGATATCGGTAAAAATTTGACAGATATCGGTAAAATTGGGACAGATATCGGTAAAACTGCGACAGATATAggtcaaaatgtgacagatatcTGTAAAATTCCGACAAATATcagtaaaaatgtgacagatatCGGTAAAAATGCGACAGATATCAGTAAAATTGCGACAGATATTGGTGAAAATGCGACAAATAACAGTAAAATTTCTACAAATATAAgtaaaaatgtgacagatatCGGTAAAAATGCGACAGATATCAGTAAAATTGCGACGGATATCGGTAAAAATTGGACAGATATCAGTAAAAGTGTGACAGATATCgcacgtgggtgtgtgtgtgtgtgtgtcaccaaaCGCTCGCTGggaaacataacaacataatattaatattattaatatttttcaaaCGTGACAGGATGATACACAGTGATACAGGAATTATGATTGTGTTCTGTTTCAGATGCTTTATATAAACTAAAGCTAATCTGCATGTTCTGTACATGCAGACGCTTTACAGCTCATTGTGgcaataaatatatttatttatcttcaaGTTTAATCCTGTTTTCcacctaaaaacaaacacaacaatgtctAAATGAATCTTGCTACTAATTCAAGGAAACCTCTGTCGTTTTGATGTGATGtttgaatattgaatatatatagtatagagCTATTTTACGTTGAtctgtgttcgtcaaacctggaccATGTGACACTATGACCATCTTAAATGTCTCGATTCgttttaaaagcaaaatgattcagttttgaatgatttcttttgtcaaatggagcaaagaaagaaagcaggaacatttaagaagctgaaataccAGAGAACACGGCAGTGTgcaaaagtgtttaaaaatgtaaatcacaAAAAGCAGAAGGAAATCATTTCAATGTCAGGTGAGGAGGACGAGGTCACGCTTTCCTTAATGATCTGGAAGATTCAGAGAAAAACCTCCTGCATCTGAAGCAGGTGAaggtcaaaataaaagagagagacagacagacagacagagtttTCAGACGAGTTCAGACTTGACGTGAGTTTGTCGATCGCGTTCATGGGAAAAGATAAAGAACAATATTTCTGTGGAGAATTGAGCGTGTGCACGTTTGTTTCTTAAGATGAAaggaagaaggagagaaggctgcaggagagaaggagagaggaagagtttgGAAGGCAGTCAAGActgaggccacacacacacacacacacacacgcaaacacacacacacacacacgcaaacacacacacacacacacgcaaacacacacacacacacacacacacacacgcacacacgcaaacacacacacacacacacgcaaacacacacacacacacacacacacacacacacacacaggtttgtgcagctaacactaaccttaacctgtaACCACAGtttaaatcttagtcctaaTCTTAACCAAGTTCCTCAtaaaattaggttctgcctcaataggaccaggttttggtctccatgaggactaaggtcctacagaggtaagaaaaacaagaacacacacacatacacacacgagCAGTCAGGGCCAAACACACACCAGGTATGCAGGTGCTCTTTTAattagcagagagagagagagagggggggagggagagagagagagagagagagagagcgagcaccAGATGAACTGTCAGCTGGGCGGAGGATTTGGTTTGATCACATtttcagaaggaaaaaaaagaaaaaatcatcacatttgtttgtgacagaaattacaaatctgctgcttttttatttgcagtgaGTCGTTTAAactcatatatgtatatgtacacacacatatatatacacacagtgtaaacacagtgtgtatatatatgtgtgtgtgtataaatgctTAGTCAGATTCTAAAGCTGTGATTGTGAGAAAGTGTCTCTACACTGTGCAGATGTTACGTTAGGAAACACTTTATCATGCTTATATAACCACTTAGAGCCACAACCACAGTGTTTACTTCTGCTGCACTAACCACAGATTctcactgcactgtgtgtgtgtgtgtgtgtgtgtgtgtgtgtgtgtttgtgtgtgtgtgtgggggggggggggggtcacggggaaaaaaaaccttacatCATAATTATCTTCTTAACCGCGCTAATTATGATCCTGTTATTGTTAAACAAAATCAGATTTTAAGTCAGtaaatattcatatattcatgtTAGTAATAAGTCATAAAAAGATAGATATTAACTTTGTTTACGATACTAAAAAAACCTACGGAAACAACCTCTAGtgttttgggggcggagctttgactAAATCGGTTGCACATCATCGAATTGTAACGGTTATTGCTAATACATGGAAACTTAATAACCTTTCAAATCTACAAAAATGTCTCCAAAAtcagaagaaagaaagatgacatttttgagagacagagaatgtaataatgtaataatataagaaataaaCTTTCTATCTCAGGACCCAATTTTATCAGAACTATTAAACAATCGTGACCCAAATCAGAATATACACTAAATTATGATGAAAGCAAATTTATGCACAATGTAGCCAATCATTTACAGTCATATCTgtattatttttgaatgtttgCAGGGATATTTTTGGGTCATGTCAATGAGTACATTAGTGTCTAAATATGAATGACATCACATATCGTATAAAACTTACTTGTTCTTTAAACCTATTTCTTCATAAAATGTacgtgataataataataataataaatcacataTAGGTGACATTTATACAAATATCTCCACAGTGTATTGTATATTATGTCATATATGACATTTCACGCTCTCACTTTCATCTtatatacagcacacacacacacacacacacacacacacacacacacactaatctcCACAATCACCAGTGCGGCCCCGGCGTTAATGAAGTTAATTGAATCTCAGATCGATAAAGCTTAATTATTGTGATTTGACATGCACAGACAAATTGGTGCGGTGCTCTCTcactgcacgtgtgtgtgtgtgtgtgtgtgtgtgtgtgtgcagagaaagagagagagagagagagtggtcaaagagggagcacacacacacacacacacagacgcacacacgtGTGCAGCGAGCGCCATGGGACAGGCGAGGCATGGCATTGATCCCCAGGAGGCGTTCGATCGACCCAGACGCCTGACGAATTGAGCTGTTCCTCTGAGCGTCTGCAcccctctgcacacacacacacgcacgcacacgcacacacacacacacacacacgcacacgcacacacacgtgtaacgTGTTTACGGCATCAGTGGAATATCACGTGTTAATTGTTtctccaccgctgcctccatcactgagttcaaacgTCTGATTTCATGAATTCAgcctttaa from Solea solea chromosome 5, fSolSol10.1, whole genome shotgun sequence harbors:
- the tshz3b gene encoding teashirt homolog 3b; translation: MPRRKQQAPRRASAYVPEDEKEAALMDEDLDGDDSAQEGDEPAAKFLCQDKDYLLKDRPGSTGFHDSPSAADFSGQELDSESHVSESSDRMSDFESSSLKNEDDVLLSKDPPNALSLSSPSVLMAAVNATAAVSGDEAMLATTGSVADSLEKMKAIYTSFLTNSYWSTLNLNLSQPPAEKPPRSHSSSSSSSSSSSCGSGGYDWHQTAMAKSLQHASQNHHHNRLGLVQHPTVAVSTASIEPNLFSTVQLYRQSSKLYGSIFTGASKFRCKDCSAAYDTLVELTVHMNETGHYRDDNHETDSTGAKRWSKPRKRSLLEMEGKEDAQKVLKCMYCGHSFESLQDLSVHMIKTKHYQKVPLKEPVTPMAAKIISTARKRAPIELDIPSSPDSNGGTTPKPMSLTDSNDILQKVANPYITPNNRYGHQNGASYAWQFESRKSQILKCMECGSSHDTLQELTAHMMVTGHFIKVTNSAIKKGKPIIESPISVPTSNSTIEEKFQSVPLAATTFSPPPAPVPPPTSISPIAMAVEIKKEEKEEECTKEPIVNNGNILSKEKKAGAEEEPDEKFDISSKYSYLTEEDLDASPKGGLDILKSLENTVTSAINKAQNGAPSWGGYPSIHAAYQLPNIMKLSLGNSGKSSPLKYMFPPGEILSPSAKNQPLISPPSCQTSPLPKNNFHAMEELVKKVTEKVAKVEEKMREPSGVVRGSPLRHATPSPCNSEAGDSARGESPKANRAEGCKTPENTNGEKVVGNGANHGESNGDISIKESVENGVESSAVTSPQSSSLTGSTAIITDHPPPEQPFINPLSALQSVMNVHLGKAAKPALPSLDPMSMLFKMSNSLAEKAAVAASTPPAQTKKPSNDHLDRYFYQQHLNNDQPIDLTKGKHADKNGSGGSTTLSSAASTPSSLPPPSTVTMTKASAAVASFMSSSPLRENALSDISDMLRNLTESHALSKSSTPTSLSERSDIEGITQDDTEDVLPSQKRKGRQSNWNPQHLLILQAQFASSLRQTNDGKYIMSDLSPQERMHISRFTGLSMTTISHWLANVKYQLRRTGGTKFLKNLDSGHPVFFCSDCASQIRSPSTYVSHLESHLGFRLRDLAKLSGEQLLSQISQHHQQQRHTKGLSEKLLSSLHLSTHPLPSSLPISLASSLTTSLSSTKSPPPSPGDDNDDSGATYQCKLCNRTFASKHAIKLHLSKTHGKSPEDHLMYVCEPDKQ